The following nucleotide sequence is from Clostridia bacterium.
CGCTTCATAGCTACGACAAATCGTAACCTGGAGTCTCTTGTTAACGCAAAGCAGTTCCGGGAAGATCTTTACTACCGTCTGTGTGTTTTTCCCATTTACTTGCCCCCGCTGCGGGAACGAAAGGAAGATATTCCCCTTCTGGTAAATCACTTTGTCAAGCAAAAGGGATTGCTGCTCGGCAAGCCCTTTGTGGAGGTCCCCGTTGACGTTCTGAGGGCATTCTATAATTACCACTGGCCTGGCAATGTTAGGGAGCTCGAAAACCTTATTGAGTATGCAGTAAGCATTACTACCACACCCTTCATAAGCCTTCAGTCTGTTTTGCACCGCCTCCGTTTTCGAACTGAACTAAACCCTCTTGAGAGCACTGGCAATCTCCGTCAATTGAATGCCAGCCAGGATTCCATCCTGATCCAAGCCCTGGAAAAATACGGGTCTACAGTAGAAGGAAAGAAGAGAGCGGCAAGGGAATTGGGCATAAGCCTTCCAACTCTATATCGAAGGCTTCGGAAAATGCGGGGTAATCCTGGCCAGGAGGCTACGGAGTAAGCGCCTAAGCGCTTCTCACAATTATCACTTTTATCACATTAATTTCTCAAATGATAAAAATTGATTTAAGTTCGGCGGTTGATGGGCGGCTGAACCTTACCGGTAAAAGCTTTCTCCTTTGTTAACAGGGGAAACTCTATGGCATCATTCTTGCTTGCTATGAGTTGTTAGGGGGGGTGAGCTCTATTCCTGAGCCCGGAAGTCTTTTCTGGAGCGAGAGCAAAGAGGCGATCCCTGCTGATGAGCTCAGGAAGCTTGAGTTTTGGAAACTGCGCCAACTGTTGAGCTATGTCACGGAAACTTCTCCGTTCTATCGCCGGATGTGGGATCGAAGCGGTTTTAATCCTGACCAGGTCAGAACGATTGAAGATCTAGCCCGGATCCCCTTAATTACAAAGAATGATCTAAGAAAAAGCCAGGCAGAAGGAGGCAGGTTGGGAGGTCATTGCTGCGCACCCCTTAGCGATGTTGTCCGAGTCCAGGGTACAAGTGGAACAACGGGACAACTCGTATATACGGGCCTGACCAAGCGGGATGCCGAAGTCTGGGCGGAGCTTTTTGCCAGGCACGCGTGGATTGGAGGGTTGCGACCTGGAGACTCCATTATAAACCCGTTCAATTTCGCCTTATCTGTGGGAGGGTTATCCGAGTGTATATCTGCGGAAAAGATGGGTCTCACCGTCATTCCGGTACCTTTTTCCTCGGTATCCATAGAGAAACTGATCCAGATAGTCAAGGATTTGAAGCCAGTTGTTCTGTGCGCTACTCCATCATTGGCAATATTTTTGCAAGAACAGATAGGGGCTTATCTTGGAGTTGAGCCCATTG
It contains:
- a CDS encoding sigma 54-interacting transcriptional regulator, whose amino-acid sequence is RFIATTNRNLESLVNAKQFREDLYYRLCVFPIYLPPLRERKEDIPLLVNHFVKQKGLLLGKPFVEVPVDVLRAFYNYHWPGNVRELENLIEYAVSITTTPFISLQSVLHRLRFRTELNPLESTGNLRQLNASQDSILIQALEKYGSTVEGKKRAARELGISLPTLYRRLRKMRGNPGQEATE